In Vespa velutina chromosome 14, iVesVel2.1, whole genome shotgun sequence, one DNA window encodes the following:
- the LOC124953989 gene encoding unconventional myosin-Va isoform X3: MTLRQLYVKGGKVWIPHPEKIWEGAVLLEDYKVNRPTLKVHTDDSNQTKTLQIGSDHDLPPLRNPDILMGENNLTSLSFLHEPAVLYNLQIRFQRHCIYTYCGIVLVAFNPYNELPIYGNDTIWAYRGQAMGDLEPHIFAVAEEAYTKLEREGHDQSIIVSGESGAGKTVSAKYTMRYFATVGGSTTETQIEKKVLASSPIMEAIGNAKTTRNDNSSRFGKFIEIQFNKTYNITGASMRTYLLEKSRVVFQANEERNYHVFYQMCSAAKRLPHLHLGNSNGFHYLNQGNNPRIEGVDDLSCFDDTISALTMLGFTSKQQDDMLRILSAILHLGNVNINSFDAQSNNGDNDTEASFISPTDRHLLIISELLGTDVNAMRKWLCHRKIVSMREVFLKPMNAEQAIGARDALAKHIYAELFNWIVNGINNSLQSQNKAQCFIGVLDIYGFETFEINSFEQFCINYANEKLQQQFNQHVFKLEQEEYLKEEIEWTFIDFYDNQPCIDLIETRLGILDLLDEECRMPKGTDSSWADKLYAKCNKSKHFEKPRFGTSAFLIHHFAGLVQYETLGFLEKNRDTVIEEQVDVLRAGSCKLLKKLFCEEDPKLVVPNVRVKVSAQKPVITPKHNKKTVGSQFRDSLNMLMSTLNATTPHYVRCIKPNDTKESFEYNPVRAVQQLRACGVLETIRISAAGFPSQRTYSEFFQRYRCLCVFKEINRDDLKETCCRILSRFIKEEDKFKFGKTKVLFRAGQVAYLEKLRAEKQMNACIMIQKTVRGLICRNRYEKIRRAILGLQKYGRGFLARQEAERIRRKRAAIKIQANVRSWLQRRRYQQIRCTIIGIQIYARGKMARERYRLMKENAAVTTIQRYIRGYLVRRACEKKLRDIVIVQSCVRRYLAKKVFKRLKAEARSVEHVKSLNKGLEKKIITLQQKINELAKENQHLKNVHNEVFDLKNKLEGLKSVEVENKKLNIILLEKEKELEKMQNVLRQERDEKMDILQDKEKISQEKGQENKKLLEENEKLRKELSVANDKLKSNLRGAEENLKHRLEQEKDLLLLDQDQDRGAYQKLLKEFHELEQHAEMLEQKLALHVPGHSRSLSNASSNSGQVVSTELPQDDQNIDFGYGSVRSTTSSSTPYSRVETTDWNQLRSNTPPDGEVQSNKSPSETANERTHAPVDINLVLKLQQKLKDVEKENGRLIRMVEDLERDSPEEASRTQDTFRLQELEMENAQLKKDLGSLRKIVSTADSTAAQQHLIGQFEALQEELERRREECIQLHSVLADHTRRMKSLGSNYGRDVDIVNEDGELVLAFEAQKKINSRLKTKRKASREQLEDELQAKEKGWRTQRDEWRAEIDRLQEEIEKQQKLLSVNLSKSPQTQTEAYMQYEITRLTSENLDLQEKYDKIAEECRKFKKQCKILAKRLKDAGLPDSIESANDPSTVTTTSHSSSDNGSIMPAIRKKERDYEGMFEFRKEDIGVVIRHLVIDLKPRIAVTLLPGLPAYIIFMCIRHTDCINDDDKVRSLLTAYLNGVKRIVKKREDFEYSVLWLSNTLRLLHNMKQYSGDKPFQLENTIRQNDQCLRNFDLSEYRIVLSNVSLWIFNNIVTTLKERIQAFTVPALLEHEAISGLNSNKPGRPRSSSMGEEPDSTQQKLDKLLDELSSVHKTLLYHGVDPEIIMQLFKQLFYFMCASALNNLLLRNELCHWTKGMQIRYNLSHLEQWGRDKRVGAAAEALQPIIQAAQLLQARKTDDDVNSVCEMCNKLTANQIVKILNLYTPADDFETRVPVSFIKKIEAKLAKRGENNEQLLMDLKYTYPIRFPFNPSNIRLEDIEVPEVLHLPMLKKI; the protein is encoded by the exons GGCGGCAAAGTATGGATACCACATCCCGAAAAGATTTGGGAGGGTGCTGTCCTCTTAGAGGATTACAAAGTAAATCGGCCAACATTAAAGGTACACACAGACGACTCAAATCAAACGAAGACATTACAGATAGGAAGCGATCACGATCTACCCCCATTAAGGAATCCGGATATTTTGATGGGAGAAAATAATCTTACATCTTTGTCGTTCCTTCACGAACCAGCTGTTCTCTATAATCTACAAATACGTTTTCAAAGGCATTGCATTTACACATATTGCGGTATCGTTTTAGTCGCTTTTAATCCTTACAATGAATTGCCCATATATGGAAATGATACGATATGGGCATACAGAGGTCAAGCTATGGGAGATTTGGAACCTCACATATTCGCTGTGGCTGAAGAGGCTTATACGAAATTGGAAAg GGAAGGACATGATCAGTCTATCATCGTGTCCGGTGAATCAGGTGCAGGTAAAACTGTGTCGGCAAAGTACACCATGCGATATTTCGCTACCGTTGGCGGTTCCACGACGGAGACACAAATCGAGAAGAAAGTATTAGCCTCGTCACCAATCATGGAAGCGATCGGCAATGCGAAAACAACGAGGAACGACAATTCCTCGAgatttggaaaatttattgaaatacaatttaataaaacatataatatcaCTGGTGCCAGTATGAGAACTTATCTTTTGGAGAAATCAAGAGTCGTATTTcag GCAAACGAAGAGAGGAATTATCATGTGTTTTATCAAATGTGCTCGGCAGCGAAGCGTCTTCCACATTTACATCTTGGAAACTCAAACGGGTTTCATTACCTCAATCAAGGAAACAATCCTAGAATCGAAGGAGTCGACGATCTCTCGTGTTTCGACGATACAATTAGTGCTCTTACGATGCTCGGTTTTACTTCTAAACAGCAAGACGATATGTTACGAATATTATCAGCCATATTGCATTTAGGaaacgtaaatataaatagttttGATGCACAGAGCAATAATGGAGATAACGACACCGAAGCTAGTTTTATTTCT CCAACCGATAGACATCTTTTGATAATCTCGGAATTACTTGGTACGGACGTTAACGCTATGCGAAAATGGCTTTGCCATAGGAAGATCGTATCTATGAGGGAAGTCTTTTTAAAACCAATGAATGCGGAACAAGCGATAGGAGCTAGAGATGCTTTGGCAAAGCACATTTATGCCGAGCTATTCAATTGGATAGTGAATGGTATCAATAATTCCCTCCAGTCTCAAAACAAAGCTCAATGTTTCATTGGTGTGCTAGACATTTATGGATTCGAAACATTTGAGATAAATTCATTTGAACAGTTTTGTATAAATTACGCGAATGAAAAGTTACAACAACAATTCAATCAGCATGTATTTAAACTTGAACAAGAAGAATATCTCAAGGAGGAGATCGAATGGACTTTCATAGACTTTTATGACAATCAGCCGTGTATCGATCTAATAGAAACGAGATTGGGCATATTGGATTTGCTAGACGAAGAATGTCGG ATGCCAAAAGGAACGGATAGCTCGTGGGCAGATAAACTCTATGCAAAATGTAACAAGTCGAAACATTTCGAAAAGCCAAGATTTGGTACTTCCGCTTTCTTGATTCATCATTTTGCTGGCTTAGTTCAGTACGAAACATTAGGTTTTCTTGAAAAGAACAGAGACACAGTGATAGAGGAACAAGTAGACGTGTTAAGGGCTGGTAGT tGTAAATTATTGAAGAAGTTGTTTTGTGAGGAGGATCCGAAATTGGTTGTACCTAACGTAAGAGTCAAAGTGTCCGCACAAAAACCAGTAATAACTCCCAAGCATAATAAGAAAAcg GTTGGCTCGCAATTTCGAGATTctttaaatatgttaatgtcgACGTTAAATGCAACGACTCCTCATTACGTTCGTTGTATCAAGCCAAACGATACAAAGGAATCATTCGAATATAATCCTGTACGTGCCGTACAACAGTTAAGAGCTTGCGGTGTGCTCGAAACGATTAGGATTTCTGCTGCTGGTTTCCCGAGTCAGAGAACATATTCCGAATTCTTTCAAAGATACAGATGCCTTTGTGtgttcaaagaaataaatcgcgATGATCTCAAAGAAACATGTTGTCGTATATTGTCTAG ATTTATCAAGGAAGAGGATAAATTCAAGTTCGGGAAAACGAAAGTTTTGTTTCGTGCCGGACAAGTGGCTTATCTCGAAAAGCTCAGAGcagaaaaacaaatgaatgCTTGCATAATGATTCAAAAAACTGTTCGAGGTTTAATATGTCGAAACAGGTATGAAAAAATCAGAAGGGCGATTTTAGGTCTTCAAAAATATGGAAGAGGATTTTTGGCAAGACAAGAGGCTGAAAGGATTAGACGTAAAAGAGCTGCCATTAAAATTCAAGCTAATGTTAGAAGTTGGCTACAGAGACGACGGTATCAGCAAATTAGATGCACAATTATTGGTATTCAGATATATGCCAGAGGTAAAATGGCGAGAGAAAGGTATCGTTTGATGAAGGAAAATGCAGCTGTAACGACTATTCAACGATACATAAGAGGATATCTAGTCAGAAGGGCatgtgaaaagaaattaagggATATCGTTATAGTTCAGTCCTGTGTAAGAAGATATTTGGCCAAAAAAGTGTTTAAAAGATTGAAGGCTGAAGCTAGAAGCGTAGAACACGTAAAGTCTCTTAACAAGGGtctagagaaaaagattatcaCTTTGcaacagaaaataaatgaactc GCAAAAGAAAATCAACACTTGAAGAATGTACATAATGAagtatttgatttaaaaaataaattggaagGACTTAAATCTGTAGAAGTCGAGAACAAgaagttaaatattattttattggaaaaagaaaaagaactggAAAAAATGCAAAACGTACTAAggcaagagagagatgaaaaaatggatattttgcag gataaagagaaaatcagTCAGGAAAAAGGACAGGAGAACAAGAAACTCCttgaggaaaatgaaaaattgcgAAAAGAACTTTCTGTGGCAAATGATAAGTTGAAGAGTAATTTACGTGGTGCCGAAGAAAATCTTAAACATCGTTTGGAACAGGAGAAGGATCTGCTTTTGTTGGATCAGGATCAGGATCGTGGTGCTTATCAGAAATTGTTGAAAGAATTCCACGAATTGGAGCAACATGCCGAGATGTTGGAACAAAAACTTGCTCTCCACGTACCAGGACATTCTCGTTCTTTGAGTAATGCCTCTAGTAACAGCGGACAAGTAGTTTCAACGGAATTACCGCAGGATGATCAAAACatt gATTTCGGTTATGGATCCGTTCGTTCAACAACATCGTCGTCAACGCCATATTCACGCGTAGAAACGACCGATTGGAATCAATTACGTTCGAATACTCCACCTGACGGGGAAGTACAATCAAATAAATCACCTTCAGAAACGGCAAATGAACGAACCCATGCACCCGTGGATATTAATTTGGTATTGAAACTTCAACAAAAATTGAAGGACGTTGAAAAGGAGAATGGACGATTAATTAGAATGGTAGAAGATTTAGAACGTGACAGTCCCGAAGAAGCATCGCGAACGCAAGATACTTTTagg CTTCAAGAATTAGAAATGGAGAATGCACAGCTTAAAAAGGATTTGGGCTCATTAAGGAAAATTGTATCGACTGCAGACTCAACAGCTGCACAGCAGCACCTTATAG gACAATTTGAAGCTCTTCAGGAAGAATtggaaaggagaagagaagaatgcATACAGTTGCATAGTGTGTTGGCCGATCATACTCGAAGAATGAAGAGCCTTGGTTCAAACTATGGTCGAGATGTTGACATTGTTAACGAAGATGGTGAATTAGTCCTTGCCTTCGAAGCacagaagaagataaatag TAGACTTAAGACAAAGCGAAAGGCATCAAGAGA gCAACTAGAAGATGAATTgcaagcaaaagaaaaaggttggAGGACTCAGAGGGATGAATGGAGAGCAGAGATCGACAGATTACAGGAAGAAATCGAAAAACAACAGAAATTATTATCCGTCAATCTAAGTAAATCGCCCCAAACACAAACCGAAGCTTACATGCAATATGAAATTACAAGATTGACCTCTGAAAATTTG GATCTTCAAGAGAAATACGATAAGATAGCAGAAGAATGCAGAAAGTTTAAGAAACAATGTAAAATTCTTGCGAAACGTCTCAAAGATGCAGGCT TACCAGACAGTATAGAATCTGCTAATGACCCCAGTACTGTCACAACGACCAGCCATTCGTCCAGCGACAACGGAAGCATTATGCCAGCCATtcgcaagaaagaaagagattacgAAGGAATGTTTGaatttagaaaagaagatattggTGTGGTAATAAGGCATTTAGTTATTG ATTTAAAACCAAGAATAGCAGTGACTTTACTACCTGGACTCCcagcatatataatatttatgtgtataagACACACCGATTGCATCAACGATGACGATAAAGTTCGATCGTTGTTAACTGCGTATTTGAATGGTGTTAAACGCATTGTTAAGAAACGAGAAGATTTTGAATACAGCGTATTATGGCTAAGCAATACATTAcgattattacataatatgaAGCAGTATTCTGGCGACAAACCTTTCCAATTGGAAAATACAATTAGACAAAATGATCAGTGCTTACGGAATTTCGATTTAAGCGAATATCGAATTGTCTTGAGCAATGTTAGTCTatggatttttaataatatcgtgaCGACTTTGAAGGAGCGAATTCAAGCTTTTACGGTACCGGCGCTTTTGGAGCACGAGGCGATCTCCGGCTTGAATTCCAACAAGCCAGGTCGACCCCGTTCGTCGTCCATGGGCGAGGAGCCGGATTCTACCCAGCAAAAGCTTGACAAGCTCCTAGACGAACTCAGTTCAGTGCACAAAACTCTTCTTTATCATGGTGTTGATCCCGAAATTATTatgcaattatttaaacaactATTCTATTTTATGTGCGCAAGTgcgttaaataatttattactgaGAAATGAGCTTTGTCATTGGACCAAAGGAATGCAAATAAG GTACAATTTGAGTCACTTGGAACAGTGGGGTAGGGATAAACGAGTAGGAGCTGCTGCTGAAGCACTTCAACCTATCATCCAAGCGGCACAACTTCTTCAGGCACGAAAAACTGATGATGATGTGAATTCCGTTTGCGAGATGTGCAATAAACTTACGGCCAATCAAAtagtgaaaatattaaatctatatacACCGGCAGATGACTTCGAGACACGAGTACCGGtatcttttataaagaaaatagaggcCAAATTGGCCAAACGTGGTGAGAACAACGAACag CTTTTAATGGACTTAAAGTATACCTATCCAATAAGATTTCCATTCAATCCGTCGAACATTCGGTTGGAGGACATCGAAGTTCCAGAGGTGCTTCATCTACCAATGCTCAAGAAGATCTAA
- the LOC124953989 gene encoding unconventional myosin-Va isoform X2, whose protein sequence is MTLRQLYVKGGKVWIPHPEKIWEGAVLLEDYKVNRPTLKVHTDDSNQTKTLQIGSDHDLPPLRNPDILMGENNLTSLSFLHEPAVLYNLQIRFQRHCIYTYCGIVLVAFNPYNELPIYGNDTIWAYRGQAMGDLEPHIFAVAEEAYTKLEREGHDQSIIVSGESGAGKTVSAKYTMRYFATVGGSTTETQIEKKVLASSPIMEAIGNAKTTRNDNSSRFGKFIEIQFNKTYNITGASMRTYLLEKSRVVFQANEERNYHVFYQMCSAAKRLPHLHLGNSNGFHYLNQGNNPRIEGVDDLSCFDDTISALTMLGFTSKQQDDMLRILSAILHLGNVNINSFDAQSNNGDNDTEASFISPTDRHLLIISELLGTDVNAMRKWLCHRKIVSMREVFLKPMNAEQAIGARDALAKHIYAELFNWIVNGINNSLQSQNKAQCFIGVLDIYGFETFEINSFEQFCINYANEKLQQQFNQHVFKLEQEEYLKEEIEWTFIDFYDNQPCIDLIETRLGILDLLDEECRMPKGTDSSWADKLYAKCNKSKHFEKPRFGTSAFLIHHFAGLVQYETLGFLEKNRDTVIEEQVDVLRAGSCKLLKKLFCEEDPKLVVPNVRVKVSAQKPVITPKHNKKTVGSQFRDSLNMLMSTLNATTPHYVRCIKPNDTKESFEYNPVRAVQQLRACGVLETIRISAAGFPSQRTYSEFFQRYRCLCVFKEINRDDLKETCCRILSRFIKEEDKFKFGKTKVLFRAGQVAYLEKLRAEKQMNACIMIQKTVRGLICRNRYEKIRRAILGLQKYGRGFLARQEAERIRRKRAAIKIQANVRSWLQRRRYQQIRCTIIGIQIYARGKMARERYRLMKENAAVTTIQRYIRGYLVRRACEKKLRDIVIVQSCVRRYLAKKVFKRLKAEARSVEHVKSLNKGLEKKIITLQQKINELAKENQHLKNVHNEVFDLKNKLEGLKSVEVENKKLNIILLEKEKELEKMQNVLRQERDEKMDILQDKEKISQEKGQENKKLLEENEKLRKELSVANDKLKSNLRGAEENLKHRLEQEKDLLLLDQDQDRGAYQKLLKEFHELEQHAEMLEQKLALHVPGHSRSLSNASSNSGQVVSTELPQDDQNIDFGYGSVRSTTSSSTPYSRVETTDWNQLRSNTPPDGEVQSNKSPSETANERTHAPVDINLVLKLQQKLKDVEKENGRLIRMVEDLERDSPEEASRTQDTFRLQELEMENAQLKKDLGSLRKIVSTADSTAAQQHLIGQFEALQEELERRREECIQLHSVLADHTRRMKSLGSNYGRDVDIVNEDGELVLAFEAQKKINRQLEDELQAKEKGWRTQRDEWRAEIDRLQEEIEKQQKLLSVNLSKSPQTQTEAYMQYEITRLTSENLDLQEKYDKIAEECRKFKKQCKILAKRLKDAGYEGNDIKEHKDRPYVLKNTVPDSIESANDPSTVTTTSHSSSDNGSIMPAIRKKERDYEGMFEFRKEDIGVVIRHLVIDLKPRIAVTLLPGLPAYIIFMCIRHTDCINDDDKVRSLLTAYLNGVKRIVKKREDFEYSVLWLSNTLRLLHNMKQYSGDKPFQLENTIRQNDQCLRNFDLSEYRIVLSNVSLWIFNNIVTTLKERIQAFTVPALLEHEAISGLNSNKPGRPRSSSMGEEPDSTQQKLDKLLDELSSVHKTLLYHGVDPEIIMQLFKQLFYFMCASALNNLLLRNELCHWTKGMQIRYNLSHLEQWGRDKRVGAAAEALQPIIQAAQLLQARKTDDDVNSVCEMCNKLTANQIVKILNLYTPADDFETRVPVSFIKKIEAKLAKRGENNEQLLMDLKYTYPIRFPFNPSNIRLEDIEVPEVLHLPMLKKI, encoded by the exons GGCGGCAAAGTATGGATACCACATCCCGAAAAGATTTGGGAGGGTGCTGTCCTCTTAGAGGATTACAAAGTAAATCGGCCAACATTAAAGGTACACACAGACGACTCAAATCAAACGAAGACATTACAGATAGGAAGCGATCACGATCTACCCCCATTAAGGAATCCGGATATTTTGATGGGAGAAAATAATCTTACATCTTTGTCGTTCCTTCACGAACCAGCTGTTCTCTATAATCTACAAATACGTTTTCAAAGGCATTGCATTTACACATATTGCGGTATCGTTTTAGTCGCTTTTAATCCTTACAATGAATTGCCCATATATGGAAATGATACGATATGGGCATACAGAGGTCAAGCTATGGGAGATTTGGAACCTCACATATTCGCTGTGGCTGAAGAGGCTTATACGAAATTGGAAAg GGAAGGACATGATCAGTCTATCATCGTGTCCGGTGAATCAGGTGCAGGTAAAACTGTGTCGGCAAAGTACACCATGCGATATTTCGCTACCGTTGGCGGTTCCACGACGGAGACACAAATCGAGAAGAAAGTATTAGCCTCGTCACCAATCATGGAAGCGATCGGCAATGCGAAAACAACGAGGAACGACAATTCCTCGAgatttggaaaatttattgaaatacaatttaataaaacatataatatcaCTGGTGCCAGTATGAGAACTTATCTTTTGGAGAAATCAAGAGTCGTATTTcag GCAAACGAAGAGAGGAATTATCATGTGTTTTATCAAATGTGCTCGGCAGCGAAGCGTCTTCCACATTTACATCTTGGAAACTCAAACGGGTTTCATTACCTCAATCAAGGAAACAATCCTAGAATCGAAGGAGTCGACGATCTCTCGTGTTTCGACGATACAATTAGTGCTCTTACGATGCTCGGTTTTACTTCTAAACAGCAAGACGATATGTTACGAATATTATCAGCCATATTGCATTTAGGaaacgtaaatataaatagttttGATGCACAGAGCAATAATGGAGATAACGACACCGAAGCTAGTTTTATTTCT CCAACCGATAGACATCTTTTGATAATCTCGGAATTACTTGGTACGGACGTTAACGCTATGCGAAAATGGCTTTGCCATAGGAAGATCGTATCTATGAGGGAAGTCTTTTTAAAACCAATGAATGCGGAACAAGCGATAGGAGCTAGAGATGCTTTGGCAAAGCACATTTATGCCGAGCTATTCAATTGGATAGTGAATGGTATCAATAATTCCCTCCAGTCTCAAAACAAAGCTCAATGTTTCATTGGTGTGCTAGACATTTATGGATTCGAAACATTTGAGATAAATTCATTTGAACAGTTTTGTATAAATTACGCGAATGAAAAGTTACAACAACAATTCAATCAGCATGTATTTAAACTTGAACAAGAAGAATATCTCAAGGAGGAGATCGAATGGACTTTCATAGACTTTTATGACAATCAGCCGTGTATCGATCTAATAGAAACGAGATTGGGCATATTGGATTTGCTAGACGAAGAATGTCGG ATGCCAAAAGGAACGGATAGCTCGTGGGCAGATAAACTCTATGCAAAATGTAACAAGTCGAAACATTTCGAAAAGCCAAGATTTGGTACTTCCGCTTTCTTGATTCATCATTTTGCTGGCTTAGTTCAGTACGAAACATTAGGTTTTCTTGAAAAGAACAGAGACACAGTGATAGAGGAACAAGTAGACGTGTTAAGGGCTGGTAGT tGTAAATTATTGAAGAAGTTGTTTTGTGAGGAGGATCCGAAATTGGTTGTACCTAACGTAAGAGTCAAAGTGTCCGCACAAAAACCAGTAATAACTCCCAAGCATAATAAGAAAAcg GTTGGCTCGCAATTTCGAGATTctttaaatatgttaatgtcgACGTTAAATGCAACGACTCCTCATTACGTTCGTTGTATCAAGCCAAACGATACAAAGGAATCATTCGAATATAATCCTGTACGTGCCGTACAACAGTTAAGAGCTTGCGGTGTGCTCGAAACGATTAGGATTTCTGCTGCTGGTTTCCCGAGTCAGAGAACATATTCCGAATTCTTTCAAAGATACAGATGCCTTTGTGtgttcaaagaaataaatcgcgATGATCTCAAAGAAACATGTTGTCGTATATTGTCTAG ATTTATCAAGGAAGAGGATAAATTCAAGTTCGGGAAAACGAAAGTTTTGTTTCGTGCCGGACAAGTGGCTTATCTCGAAAAGCTCAGAGcagaaaaacaaatgaatgCTTGCATAATGATTCAAAAAACTGTTCGAGGTTTAATATGTCGAAACAGGTATGAAAAAATCAGAAGGGCGATTTTAGGTCTTCAAAAATATGGAAGAGGATTTTTGGCAAGACAAGAGGCTGAAAGGATTAGACGTAAAAGAGCTGCCATTAAAATTCAAGCTAATGTTAGAAGTTGGCTACAGAGACGACGGTATCAGCAAATTAGATGCACAATTATTGGTATTCAGATATATGCCAGAGGTAAAATGGCGAGAGAAAGGTATCGTTTGATGAAGGAAAATGCAGCTGTAACGACTATTCAACGATACATAAGAGGATATCTAGTCAGAAGGGCatgtgaaaagaaattaagggATATCGTTATAGTTCAGTCCTGTGTAAGAAGATATTTGGCCAAAAAAGTGTTTAAAAGATTGAAGGCTGAAGCTAGAAGCGTAGAACACGTAAAGTCTCTTAACAAGGGtctagagaaaaagattatcaCTTTGcaacagaaaataaatgaactc GCAAAAGAAAATCAACACTTGAAGAATGTACATAATGAagtatttgatttaaaaaataaattggaagGACTTAAATCTGTAGAAGTCGAGAACAAgaagttaaatattattttattggaaaaagaaaaagaactggAAAAAATGCAAAACGTACTAAggcaagagagagatgaaaaaatggatattttgcag gataaagagaaaatcagTCAGGAAAAAGGACAGGAGAACAAGAAACTCCttgaggaaaatgaaaaattgcgAAAAGAACTTTCTGTGGCAAATGATAAGTTGAAGAGTAATTTACGTGGTGCCGAAGAAAATCTTAAACATCGTTTGGAACAGGAGAAGGATCTGCTTTTGTTGGATCAGGATCAGGATCGTGGTGCTTATCAGAAATTGTTGAAAGAATTCCACGAATTGGAGCAACATGCCGAGATGTTGGAACAAAAACTTGCTCTCCACGTACCAGGACATTCTCGTTCTTTGAGTAATGCCTCTAGTAACAGCGGACAAGTAGTTTCAACGGAATTACCGCAGGATGATCAAAACatt gATTTCGGTTATGGATCCGTTCGTTCAACAACATCGTCGTCAACGCCATATTCACGCGTAGAAACGACCGATTGGAATCAATTACGTTCGAATACTCCACCTGACGGGGAAGTACAATCAAATAAATCACCTTCAGAAACGGCAAATGAACGAACCCATGCACCCGTGGATATTAATTTGGTATTGAAACTTCAACAAAAATTGAAGGACGTTGAAAAGGAGAATGGACGATTAATTAGAATGGTAGAAGATTTAGAACGTGACAGTCCCGAAGAAGCATCGCGAACGCAAGATACTTTTagg CTTCAAGAATTAGAAATGGAGAATGCACAGCTTAAAAAGGATTTGGGCTCATTAAGGAAAATTGTATCGACTGCAGACTCAACAGCTGCACAGCAGCACCTTATAG gACAATTTGAAGCTCTTCAGGAAGAATtggaaaggagaagagaagaatgcATACAGTTGCATAGTGTGTTGGCCGATCATACTCGAAGAATGAAGAGCCTTGGTTCAAACTATGGTCGAGATGTTGACATTGTTAACGAAGATGGTGAATTAGTCCTTGCCTTCGAAGCacagaagaagataaatag gCAACTAGAAGATGAATTgcaagcaaaagaaaaaggttggAGGACTCAGAGGGATGAATGGAGAGCAGAGATCGACAGATTACAGGAAGAAATCGAAAAACAACAGAAATTATTATCCGTCAATCTAAGTAAATCGCCCCAAACACAAACCGAAGCTTACATGCAATATGAAATTACAAGATTGACCTCTGAAAATTTG GATCTTCAAGAGAAATACGATAAGATAGCAGAAGAATGCAGAAAGTTTAAGAAACAATGTAAAATTCTTGCGAAACGTCTCAAAGATGCAGGCT ACGAAGGAAATGATATTAAGGAACATAAGGATCGTCCTTATGTACTAAAAAACACTG TACCAGACAGTATAGAATCTGCTAATGACCCCAGTACTGTCACAACGACCAGCCATTCGTCCAGCGACAACGGAAGCATTATGCCAGCCATtcgcaagaaagaaagagattacgAAGGAATGTTTGaatttagaaaagaagatattggTGTGGTAATAAGGCATTTAGTTATTG ATTTAAAACCAAGAATAGCAGTGACTTTACTACCTGGACTCCcagcatatataatatttatgtgtataagACACACCGATTGCATCAACGATGACGATAAAGTTCGATCGTTGTTAACTGCGTATTTGAATGGTGTTAAACGCATTGTTAAGAAACGAGAAGATTTTGAATACAGCGTATTATGGCTAAGCAATACATTAcgattattacataatatgaAGCAGTATTCTGGCGACAAACCTTTCCAATTGGAAAATACAATTAGACAAAATGATCAGTGCTTACGGAATTTCGATTTAAGCGAATATCGAATTGTCTTGAGCAATGTTAGTCTatggatttttaataatatcgtgaCGACTTTGAAGGAGCGAATTCAAGCTTTTACGGTACCGGCGCTTTTGGAGCACGAGGCGATCTCCGGCTTGAATTCCAACAAGCCAGGTCGACCCCGTTCGTCGTCCATGGGCGAGGAGCCGGATTCTACCCAGCAAAAGCTTGACAAGCTCCTAGACGAACTCAGTTCAGTGCACAAAACTCTTCTTTATCATGGTGTTGATCCCGAAATTATTatgcaattatttaaacaactATTCTATTTTATGTGCGCAAGTgcgttaaataatttattactgaGAAATGAGCTTTGTCATTGGACCAAAGGAATGCAAATAAG GTACAATTTGAGTCACTTGGAACAGTGGGGTAGGGATAAACGAGTAGGAGCTGCTGCTGAAGCACTTCAACCTATCATCCAAGCGGCACAACTTCTTCAGGCACGAAAAACTGATGATGATGTGAATTCCGTTTGCGAGATGTGCAATAAACTTACGGCCAATCAAAtagtgaaaatattaaatctatatacACCGGCAGATGACTTCGAGACACGAGTACCGGtatcttttataaagaaaatagaggcCAAATTGGCCAAACGTGGTGAGAACAACGAACag CTTTTAATGGACTTAAAGTATACCTATCCAATAAGATTTCCATTCAATCCGTCGAACATTCGGTTGGAGGACATCGAAGTTCCAGAGGTGCTTCATCTACCAATGCTCAAGAAGATCTAA